In the genome of Solibacillus silvestris, one region contains:
- a CDS encoding peptidase M28, whose translation MTKLDATLQMFKDLTDANGIPGNERAPREVMKKYIAPYADEVETDNLGSLIAKKVGDENGPKIMVAGHLDEVGFMVTRIDDKGFVFFQTVGGWWSQVMLAQRVTITTRKGEEIIGVIGSKPPHILPADVRNKVVDIKSMFVDIGAASKEEAMEWGVRPGDMITPYFEFNVMKNEKHLLAKAWDNRIGCAIAIDVLKALKDEKHPNIVYGVGNVQEEIGLRGAKTSTFKVQPDIGFSVDVGVAGDTPGVTPKESTSKMGAGPQIVVYDASMVSHTGLREFVLDVAEEAGIPYQFEAMAGGGTDAGSIHITANGVPSLAIGVATRYIHSHAGILHRDDYDNAVKLIVEVIKRLDRDTVNKITFE comes from the coding sequence ATGACAAAGCTTGATGCTACATTACAAATGTTCAAAGATTTAACAGATGCAAACGGTATACCAGGAAATGAACGTGCACCACGTGAGGTGATGAAAAAGTATATCGCACCTTATGCAGATGAGGTGGAAACAGATAACTTAGGAAGTTTAATCGCAAAAAAAGTAGGCGATGAAAACGGTCCGAAAATTATGGTTGCGGGTCACTTGGATGAAGTTGGTTTCATGGTTACACGCATCGATGATAAAGGGTTTGTCTTCTTCCAGACAGTAGGCGGCTGGTGGAGCCAAGTAATGCTTGCACAACGTGTGACAATTACAACACGTAAAGGGGAAGAAATTATTGGTGTGATCGGATCAAAGCCACCACATATTTTACCGGCAGATGTTCGAAACAAAGTAGTCGATATTAAATCAATGTTCGTTGATATCGGTGCCGCATCAAAAGAAGAAGCAATGGAGTGGGGCGTACGTCCAGGCGATATGATTACACCATATTTCGAATTCAATGTAATGAAAAATGAAAAGCATCTATTAGCGAAAGCATGGGATAACCGTATTGGCTGTGCGATTGCGATTGATGTACTGAAAGCATTAAAAGATGAAAAGCATCCGAACATTGTGTATGGTGTCGGGAATGTACAGGAAGAAATCGGCCTTCGCGGTGCGAAAACTTCTACATTTAAAGTACAGCCGGATATCGGTTTTTCTGTAGATGTTGGTGTTGCTGGCGATACGCCGGGCGTGACACCGAAAGAATCGACTTCAAAAATGGGCGCAGGTCCACAAATTGTCGTATATGATGCATCAATGGTATCTCATACAGGTTTACGTGAATTTGTCCTTGATGTAGCTGAAGAAGCGGGCATTCCATACCAGTTCGAAGCAATGGCTGGCGGCGGTACGGATGCAGGAAGTATTCACATTACAGCAAACGGTGTACCATCATTGGCAATCGGTGTTGCAACACGCTATATTCACTCACATGCAGGAATCTTACATCGTGATGATTATGATAATGCGGTTAAATTAATTGTAGAAGTAATTAAACGATTAGACCGTGACACAGTAAATAAAATTACATTTGAATAA
- a CDS encoding dUTPase, whose protein sequence is MQFRQLFEKQRQLDRFIEENQQVQKDVFAEKGLALLVELSELANETRCFKFWSTKGPSKRAVLLEEYVDSVHFMLSLGNMRGFLLEEWPFLKVKQELTETFLNATQTILTFLQHQTEKNYRAMWEQYSIIAYNLDFAIDDVLHAYELKNEKNYERQRNGY, encoded by the coding sequence ATGCAATTTCGTCAATTATTTGAAAAGCAACGGCAGCTAGACCGATTTATTGAAGAAAACCAACAAGTACAAAAAGATGTATTTGCCGAAAAAGGCCTCGCATTATTAGTTGAGCTAAGTGAATTGGCCAATGAAACACGCTGTTTCAAGTTCTGGTCAACGAAGGGGCCATCAAAAAGAGCTGTTCTTTTGGAGGAGTATGTCGACTCGGTCCACTTTATGCTCTCACTAGGAAATATGCGCGGTTTTCTGCTGGAAGAATGGCCCTTTTTAAAGGTTAAGCAAGAGTTAACAGAAACCTTCCTGAATGCGACACAGACTATCCTGACCTTTCTGCAGCACCAAACAGAAAAAAATTACAGGGCGATGTGGGAACAATACAGCATAATTGCCTACAACCTGGATTTTGCAATTGATGATGTTTTGCATGCATATGAATTAAAAAATGAGAAGAATTATGAACGGCAACGAAATGGCTATTAA
- a CDS encoding spore gernimation protein, whose translation MYFGKKNKKSSLNKQTGDITSPFNNNMDEKQSVQQKGKVTPKTENLKPISDSTEVFIKEVKDQLHSPADLIIRNMTESITIIYIDNLVKEEILNGKILPVLQDIQNATPDSIHSQLPLPQVNVEDRLNECIKTMLTGAVIIHVAGYAMVTMVIIPARESRGLSAPENESQVIGSQVGFNESLSTNISLVRRFILSPDLSNEQLKVGNQTNTSLSILYIDGVASEQNVNTVRQRIQTLDIEDLIDSAELAELIDDSSLSIFPQMLLTERPDRFCDGLLSGKIGVLVDGSSMGILCPYAFIEFFQSREDRNLRWPIATFVRWLRFVAIFISIFFTPLYVASLTFHYEVIPQPLLVPLSESRAKVPFPPILEALFLELIMELLREAGARLPTKIGQTIGIVGGVVLGTAAVQAGITSNILIIIVALCALSSFITPSYMMGNVIRLLRFPIIILAGFWGYYGIMLAFCILVIHLLRQTSLGAPYMAPFYPPRLKDLGDSLVRLPYPFIVRKSPNARVENPEYSKVRVNLKGDKEKGEE comes from the coding sequence ATGTATTTTGGAAAAAAGAATAAGAAATCATCACTCAACAAACAAACGGGAGATATAACATCGCCTTTCAATAATAATATGGACGAAAAGCAATCTGTTCAACAAAAGGGTAAAGTAACTCCCAAAACGGAAAATCTGAAACCCATTTCCGATTCTACGGAAGTCTTTATAAAAGAAGTAAAAGATCAGCTTCATTCTCCGGCCGATTTGATAATTCGAAACATGACAGAATCCATTACTATCATTTATATCGATAATTTAGTAAAAGAAGAAATATTGAACGGAAAAATATTACCTGTCCTGCAGGATATTCAAAATGCCACACCTGACAGTATCCATAGTCAGTTGCCCCTCCCTCAAGTAAATGTGGAGGATAGGTTAAATGAGTGTATCAAAACCATGTTAACAGGGGCTGTGATCATTCATGTGGCAGGATATGCAATGGTTACTATGGTCATCATTCCGGCAAGAGAATCGCGCGGTTTGTCTGCACCCGAAAATGAATCTCAAGTAATCGGATCACAAGTTGGGTTTAATGAAAGTCTATCCACAAATATATCGCTTGTTCGACGGTTTATTTTGAGCCCTGATCTTAGTAATGAACAACTGAAAGTCGGGAATCAGACCAATACATCGCTCTCCATACTTTATATAGATGGCGTTGCTTCAGAACAAAATGTAAATACTGTTCGACAAAGAATTCAAACTCTTGATATTGAAGATCTGATCGACAGTGCGGAACTTGCCGAGTTAATTGATGACAGCTCTCTGTCCATTTTTCCGCAAATGTTATTAACGGAGCGCCCTGACCGGTTTTGTGATGGTTTATTGAGCGGGAAAATAGGCGTTCTTGTTGATGGCAGTTCAATGGGGATACTTTGTCCTTACGCATTTATTGAGTTTTTCCAGAGTAGGGAAGATAGGAACTTGCGGTGGCCGATAGCTACCTTTGTCAGATGGTTAAGATTCGTAGCTATTTTTATCTCAATTTTTTTTACCCCACTGTATGTAGCTTCACTAACATTCCATTATGAAGTCATTCCTCAGCCGCTTTTAGTTCCGCTTAGCGAATCTAGAGCTAAAGTGCCGTTTCCGCCTATACTGGAGGCACTTTTCCTGGAATTGATTATGGAATTGCTTCGCGAGGCCGGAGCGCGCCTGCCTACCAAAATAGGCCAGACAATAGGAATTGTAGGGGGGGTTGTACTCGGTACAGCGGCGGTGCAGGCAGGGATAACGAGTAACATTCTCATTATTATTGTCGCATTGTGTGCTCTGTCTTCCTTTATAACTCCGAGTTATATGATGGGAAATGTAATTCGATTGCTGCGCTTTCCAATAATCATTTTAGCCGGGTTTTGGGGGTATTATGGTATAATGCTCGCTTTTTGTATTCTGGTGATTCATCTATTACGACAAACAAGTTTAGGCGCCCCTTATATGGCACCGTTTTATCCACCTAGACTTAAAGATTTGGGCGATAGCCTGGTTCGTCTGCCGTATCCGTTCATTGTACGAAAATCGCCAAACGCAAGAGTGGAGAATCCGGAATATTCCAAAGTGCGTGTAAATCTTAAAGGTGATAAAGAGAAGGGGGAAGAGTGA
- the rpmI gene encoding 50S ribosomal protein L35 has product MPKMKTHRGAAKRFKKTGTGKLKFDRAYGSHLFANKSTKAKRHLRKAKVATSGDFKRIRTLLTYMK; this is encoded by the coding sequence ATGCCAAAAATGAAAACTCACCGTGGAGCTGCGAAACGTTTCAAAAAAACAGGTACTGGTAAATTAAAATTTGACCGTGCTTATGGCTCTCACTTATTCGCTAACAAATCAACTAAAGCAAAACGTCACTTACGTAAAGCAAAAGTTGCAACTTCAGGCGATTTCAAGCGTATCCGTACATTATTAACTTACATGAAATAA
- a CDS encoding ornithine carbamoyltransferase (catalyzes the formation of L-citrulline from carbamoyl phosphate and L-ornithine in arginine biosynthesis and degradation), whose protein sequence is MKLLEEVQLKPVESLQGKDLLTLLDYTSEEVKQLLELATQLKIITKAGKCPRLLEGKTLGMIFEKSSTRTRVSFEVGMQQLGGYGMYMNARDMQIGRGEPISDTGRVLSGYLDGIMIRANSHTMVEELADNASIPVINGLTDLDHPCQALADLETIAENKGELKGLKIAYVGDGNNVAHALIAAAAHVGMHVAVATPPGYECDKRFIEKAQMIASRNGSTIVVTNDPVAAVTDADAVYADVWTSMGQEEETLKRLKDFEKYQINDELVAHAKPDYMFLHCLPAHREEEVATSVIDGSNSYIFEQAENRLHAQKAVLVSLLA, encoded by the coding sequence ATGAAGTTATTAGAAGAGGTGCAATTAAAGCCTGTTGAAAGTTTACAAGGAAAAGACTTATTAACATTGCTTGACTATACGAGTGAAGAAGTGAAGCAACTGCTTGAACTTGCTACACAGTTGAAAATAATTACAAAAGCGGGCAAATGTCCACGATTATTGGAAGGTAAGACACTTGGCATGATCTTTGAAAAAAGTTCAACGCGTACACGTGTATCATTTGAAGTAGGCATGCAGCAGCTTGGCGGATATGGAATGTATATGAATGCTCGCGATATGCAAATTGGCCGTGGTGAACCAATATCTGATACAGGAAGAGTATTGTCAGGTTATTTAGACGGAATCATGATCCGTGCCAACTCCCATACAATGGTTGAAGAATTGGCTGATAACGCCTCGATTCCGGTCATTAATGGGTTAACGGACCTTGATCATCCATGTCAGGCATTAGCTGACCTTGAAACAATTGCCGAAAATAAAGGGGAATTGAAAGGATTAAAAATCGCTTATGTAGGTGATGGCAATAATGTAGCACATGCGCTTATCGCTGCAGCAGCACATGTTGGTATGCATGTAGCAGTTGCAACACCACCAGGATATGAATGTGATAAACGTTTTATTGAAAAAGCACAAATGATCGCTTCTCGTAACGGCAGTACTATTGTTGTAACAAATGACCCAGTGGCAGCTGTTACAGATGCAGATGCGGTTTACGCAGATGTATGGACATCAATGGGGCAGGAAGAAGAAACACTAAAGCGACTGAAGGATTTTGAAAAGTATCAGATCAATGATGAATTGGTTGCCCATGCAAAGCCGGATTATATGTTCCTTCATTGTTTACCGGCACATCGAGAGGAAGAAGTTGCGACGTCAGTTATTGACGGCTCAAATTCTTATATATTTGAGCAAGCAGAAAATCGCCTGCATGCCCAAAAAGCAGTTTTAGTATCTTTATTGGCGTAA
- a CDS encoding small acid-soluble spore protein SspI: MDFQIRQAITANVTGSDAAEFQDIVNDAIARGEEHLLPGLGVFLEKWWNGASESERSEFSQKLAKQFVS; this comes from the coding sequence ATGGATTTTCAAATTAGACAAGCAATTACTGCCAATGTAACGGGCTCAGATGCCGCTGAATTTCAGGATATCGTCAATGATGCCATTGCACGTGGCGAGGAGCATTTACTTCCTGGCCTTGGTGTATTTCTGGAAAAATGGTGGAATGGTGCAAGCGAAAGCGAGCGAAGCGAATTTTCGCAAAAACTGGCAAAGCAGTTTGTCAGCTAA
- a CDS encoding 50S ribosomal protein L20, with product MPRVKGGTVTRARRKKVLKLAKGYYGSKHTLYKVANQAVMKSGQYAYRDRRQKKRDFRKLWITRINAAARMNGLSYSRLMHGLKVAGIEVNRKMLADLAVTDSTAFAQLAEEAKKAVAK from the coding sequence ATGCCACGCGTAAAAGGCGGAACAGTAACACGCGCTCGTCGCAAAAAAGTTTTAAAATTAGCTAAAGGTTACTATGGTTCAAAACACACGTTATACAAAGTAGCTAACCAAGCAGTAATGAAATCAGGTCAATATGCATACCGTGACCGTCGTCAAAAGAAACGTGATTTCCGTAAATTATGGATCACTCGTATCAATGCAGCTGCTCGCATGAACGGTTTATCTTACTCTCGTTTAATGCACGGCTTAAAAGTAGCAGGTATCGAAGTTAACCGTAAAATGTTAGCTGACTTAGCTGTAACAGATAGCACAGCATTCGCTCAATTAGCTGAAGAAGCTAAAAAAGCAGTAGCTAAATAA
- a CDS encoding spore gernimation protein — protein MDKLQVNPTQTFNAPLLFFIICSTQIGVGIHGFQSIIYRDAKQDAWISIIISFIAAHIVVYIIFKVLELYESNDIYGVNINLFGKYLGNLINLTYIVYCGLAYFAIIKNYSDVINTWVFPSLSASFITITLLITVSYAFTGGLRVIIGVCFFSFFFSLWILVVLLFPIEYSNINYLLPVLNNDFKSLLKGAYSMTLTIVGFEIINTIYPYVKEKNKAQKYVHLGLMCTLAIYLFVMLVTLTFFSGEQLEKSIWATLSLFSIVRLPFLERIELITVCYWMMIILPNLCFFVWSAYRGVSRMINITDKKFVLIFSVLIFIGSLIVKTRIEVHTFNDYFGNYAFYIVFIYPIFIYFIALLNKKVFKRKAGRE, from the coding sequence ATGGACAAGCTGCAAGTTAATCCTACTCAAACATTCAATGCACCGCTTCTCTTTTTCATCATCTGTTCCACCCAGATTGGTGTAGGAATTCACGGGTTTCAAAGCATCATCTATAGAGATGCAAAACAGGATGCGTGGATTTCTATCATTATCAGTTTCATAGCAGCGCATATAGTCGTTTATATTATCTTTAAAGTTCTGGAATTGTATGAATCAAATGATATTTACGGGGTGAATATAAATTTATTTGGTAAATACTTAGGCAATTTAATTAATTTAACTTATATTGTTTATTGCGGCTTGGCCTATTTCGCGATTATCAAAAATTATTCAGATGTAATAAATACATGGGTATTCCCAAGTTTAAGTGCTTCGTTTATTACAATTACTCTGCTTATCACTGTGAGCTATGCTTTCACGGGAGGATTACGGGTAATAATAGGAGTTTGTTTTTTTAGCTTTTTTTTTAGTCTCTGGATTTTAGTTGTACTGTTATTTCCAATTGAATATTCAAATATAAATTACTTGCTGCCAGTATTGAATAATGATTTTAAAAGTCTATTAAAAGGGGCGTATTCGATGACGCTCACCATTGTAGGTTTTGAAATAATTAATACGATCTATCCCTATGTCAAAGAAAAGAATAAGGCCCAAAAATATGTACATTTAGGATTGATGTGTACATTGGCTATTTATTTATTTGTTATGCTCGTAACATTAACTTTTTTCAGTGGGGAACAGCTCGAGAAATCGATCTGGGCAACATTATCTTTATTCAGCATTGTCCGCCTGCCTTTTCTTGAACGGATTGAACTTATCACTGTCTGTTACTGGATGATGATCATTTTGCCGAATCTTTGTTTTTTTGTATGGTCCGCCTATCGGGGTGTCAGTCGAATGATTAACATAACCGACAAGAAATTTGTTCTTATATTTTCCGTTTTAATATTTATAGGGTCGCTGATAGTGAAAACAAGGATTGAAGTTCATACATTCAACGACTATTTCGGGAATTATGCTTTTTATATTGTATTTATTTATCCTATCTTTATATATTTCATTGCTCTCCTGAACAAAAAAGTCTTTAAAAGAAAGGCTGGAAGGGAATGA
- a CDS encoding sigma-w pathway protein ysdB, with protein MALLLRIAIILLIIYIFYRGVRYLIDPKRKLDEAYENGQYYFYDDVKNIRKNFFISYKGALFEGEKYLGTTDNAFEVVSIFVFVHDAMKLQGFTKEDFMYLENEILMNYPNASINWKNPIEKLMKD; from the coding sequence ATGGCTTTATTGTTACGAATTGCCATCATCCTTCTCATCATTTACATATTTTACAGAGGGGTACGCTACTTAATCGACCCAAAGCGTAAATTGGATGAGGCCTATGAAAATGGACAATATTATTTTTATGATGATGTGAAAAACATTCGGAAAAACTTTTTCATATCGTATAAGGGGGCATTATTTGAAGGAGAAAAATATTTAGGTACGACAGACAATGCATTTGAAGTCGTAAGTATTTTCGTCTTTGTCCATGATGCGATGAAACTTCAAGGGTTTACGAAAGAGGATTTTATGTATTTGGAAAACGAGATTCTCATGAATTATCCAAACGCCTCGATTAACTGGAAAAATCCGATAGAAAAACTGATGAAAGACTAA
- a CDS encoding spore gernimation protein GerC, translating into MKALIMLRMLLMLFVCTIVLGGCAEEKILERISLTTLLGYDIEEEDNLSVTAVIRQINPELESKIELQSATASTSKGARSKMDLKTSKEIGSGQLRVVLFGEELAKSGLDDNIHILKMNSEISNATYLATVDGDLKTLLEYKYENISDIGQHIYQLIQHNIEQQYIISSTLHEVNRDKLSFLNSYAMPILKREEENVEISGIAFFNTGKLSGNLPAEEAIYILMVQGNTHKGALEMKIPVTALEKSPSDSSKELPIAIDSINSKRTIELVDPEVPEFNLTIQLECRLLEVDSDISMDGNAMIHKVEKEINKKIESEIKRLIQYSHDINTDIFQFGEYYKAQYRNANIDKEEWYEMFSKMKVNVTVNTTIIRDGVFQ; encoded by the coding sequence ATGAAAGCGCTGATTATGTTAAGAATGCTACTTATGCTTTTTGTATGCACAATAGTTCTCGGGGGCTGTGCAGAAGAGAAAATTCTTGAAAGGATAAGTTTAACGACACTTCTGGGCTATGATATAGAAGAAGAGGATAATTTGTCCGTCACAGCCGTCATCCGTCAGATCAATCCGGAATTAGAGAGTAAAATTGAATTGCAGTCAGCCACTGCATCTACAAGTAAGGGAGCCCGTTCAAAAATGGATTTAAAAACATCCAAGGAAATTGGATCAGGACAATTGCGGGTTGTACTGTTCGGTGAGGAGCTGGCGAAATCAGGTTTAGATGATAATATCCATATTTTAAAAATGAATTCTGAAATCAGCAATGCAACATATTTGGCTACTGTAGATGGAGATTTGAAAACATTATTGGAATATAAATATGAAAATATATCGGATATTGGACAACATATATATCAATTAATTCAACATAACATTGAACAACAATACATTATTTCATCGACGCTACATGAAGTCAATAGAGATAAACTTTCTTTTTTGAATAGTTATGCAATGCCAATATTAAAAAGAGAAGAAGAAAATGTTGAAATTTCCGGCATTGCTTTTTTTAATACGGGAAAATTATCCGGAAATCTCCCTGCAGAAGAAGCTATATATATATTAATGGTTCAAGGTAATACTCATAAAGGAGCGTTGGAAATGAAAATACCAGTCACAGCGCTGGAGAAATCCCCCTCGGATTCTTCGAAAGAACTGCCGATAGCCATCGACTCTATTAATTCAAAACGGACTATTGAATTAGTTGATCCGGAAGTTCCAGAATTCAATTTAACGATTCAACTGGAGTGTCGACTATTGGAGGTTGATTCGGATATAAGCATGGATGGAAACGCAATGATTCATAAAGTCGAGAAGGAAATCAACAAGAAAATTGAAAGTGAAATTAAACGACTTATACAATATAGCCATGACATCAATACGGATATATTCCAGTTTGGAGAATATTATAAAGCACAGTACCGAAATGCGAATATCGATAAAGAGGAATGGTATGAAATGTTTTCAAAAATGAAAGTAAACGTTACCGTAAACACTACTATTATTCGGGATGGAGTATTTCAGTAA
- a CDS encoding RNA methyltransferase, which produces MKRIESTQNALVKHWKKLVTQRKEREKTGEYIVEGFHLVEEALKHKDQIVQIIVRDGVDLPLLWAIDEVVLVHVNEAVSKEIAETENSQGVFAHCKQRQISEDEQFDWKKVLLVDAVQDPGNIGTMIRTADAAGIDAVVLGKGSVDAFNPKSLRSAQGSHFHIPVVRGDLMEWVENLQADGIRVFGTSLEESISYKKVEPSDSFALIVGNEGSGINPQILAKTDQNIIIPILGGAESLNVAVATGILLYAFVK; this is translated from the coding sequence ATGAAAAGAATCGAATCGACACAAAATGCACTAGTGAAGCATTGGAAAAAGCTTGTTACACAACGTAAAGAGCGAGAAAAAACAGGAGAGTATATTGTAGAAGGCTTTCATTTAGTGGAAGAAGCGTTAAAGCATAAAGACCAAATCGTCCAGATTATTGTGCGTGATGGTGTTGATCTACCATTATTATGGGCAATAGATGAAGTAGTATTAGTCCATGTAAATGAGGCAGTATCAAAAGAAATTGCGGAAACTGAAAATTCCCAAGGGGTATTTGCCCATTGTAAGCAGCGCCAAATTTCCGAAGATGAACAATTTGATTGGAAAAAAGTACTATTAGTCGATGCGGTCCAAGATCCGGGAAATATCGGCACGATGATCCGAACGGCAGATGCAGCAGGAATTGATGCAGTTGTGTTAGGGAAAGGCAGTGTCGATGCATTTAATCCAAAATCATTGCGTTCTGCACAAGGCTCCCATTTCCATATTCCTGTTGTACGTGGCGACTTGATGGAATGGGTAGAAAACCTGCAGGCTGATGGTATCCGTGTATTTGGCACTTCATTGGAAGAATCGATTTCATACAAAAAAGTGGAACCGAGTGATTCATTTGCTTTAATTGTGGGTAATGAAGGAAGTGGCATCAATCCGCAAATATTGGCAAAAACAGACCAAAACATCATCATTCCTATATTAGGCGGGGCAGAATCACTGAATGTTGCGGTGGCAACAGGAATTTTATTGTATGCATTTGTAAAATAA
- a CDS encoding translation initiation factor IF-3, with translation MYVNEGIRARELRLIDHNGDQLGLKTRTEALEIAARANLDLVLVAPQAKPPVARVMDYGKFKFDQQKKDREIRKNSKVIVMKEVRLSPTIDEHDFQTKLRNAIKFLEKGDKVKASIRFKGRAITHKEIGQRVLDRFAEACAEVSTVEQKPKMEGRSMFLVLQPKTEK, from the coding sequence ATGTATGTAAACGAAGGCATCCGCGCGCGAGAACTTCGTCTAATTGATCACAATGGTGATCAGCTTGGTTTAAAAACGCGTACAGAAGCGTTGGAAATTGCCGCTCGTGCTAACTTGGATCTTGTCCTTGTGGCCCCTCAAGCCAAGCCACCAGTCGCTCGTGTCATGGACTATGGTAAATTTAAGTTCGATCAGCAAAAGAAAGACCGTGAAATTCGTAAAAATTCTAAAGTTATCGTGATGAAAGAGGTTCGCTTGAGCCCGACAATCGATGAACATGATTTTCAAACGAAATTACGTAATGCGATTAAGTTCCTTGAAAAAGGAGATAAAGTTAAAGCTTCAATTCGCTTTAAAGGTCGTGCAATCACACACAAAGAAATTGGTCAGCGTGTGCTAGATCGCTTTGCTGAAGCTTGTGCTGAAGTATCTACGGTTGAACAAAAACCGAAGATGGAAGGCCGAAGCATGTTCTTAGTTCTTCAACCGAAGACAGAGAAATAA